From the Colletotrichum lupini chromosome 10, complete sequence genome, one window contains:
- a CDS encoding short-chain dehydrogenase/reductase SDR, protein MALDALPIMVIIGGGGIGLATAHRLGGGHHILFASRSPSTVSAGAESLKQAGHKVTAQQVDVTSYESVASLAKTASSLGGAIETVVLTSALSPTMGSAEMILAVDVVGTANVIEAFGKEVEMPYGSSVVCVGSMGQHMIPPLSPDLERHLATAPRTSLLENKELHELIAGVSATAYCIAKKANSLRVQAASASEAYAGKGVRVNLVAPGMTETKMLAAEMEGSSGAGIWEMMKAHPFKRAATAEEVADAVGFVAGCRYVNGTGVLIDGGWLAKLRWGEGPIVEEMKKHLA, encoded by the coding sequence ATGGCATTAGACGCACTCCCAATCATGGTTatcatcggcggcggcgggatcGGCTTAGCAACAGCCCATCGCCTCGGCGGAGGCCACCACATCCTCTTCGCGAGCCGCTCCCCGTCCACCGTCTCCGCCGGCGCCGAGTCCCTCAAACAAGCAGGCCACAAAGTCACGGCGCAGCAAGTCGACGTGACATCCTACGAATCCGTCGCCTCCCTCGCGAAAACGGCCTCGTCCCTGGGCGGGGCTATCGAGACGGTCGTCTTGACCTCGGCACTCAGCCCAACGATGGGATCAGCAGAGATGATTCTCGCTGTTGATGTTGTCGGCACGGCAAACGTGATTGAAGCGTTTGGGAAAGAGGTCGAGATGCCGTACGGCTCGTCGGTCGTTTGCGTGGGAAGTATGGGCCAGCACATGATCCCGCCCCTCTCGCCGGACCTCGAACGACACCTCGCGACCGCGCCGCGGACATCCCTCCTCGAGAACAAGGAACTCCATGAGCTTATCGCGGGCGTCAGCGCCACGGCGTACTGCATCGCGAAAAAGGCGAATAGTCTACGCGTTCAGGCGGCTTCTGCTTCAGAGGCGTACGCAGGAAAGGGCGTGCGGGTGAATCTTGTTGCGCCGGGGATGACGGAGACCAAGATGCTGGCGGCGGAGATGGAGGGGTCGAGCGGGGCGGGGATATGGGAGATGATGAAGGCGCATCCTTTCAAGAGGGCTGCGACGGCGGAAGAGGTTGCGGATGCGGTTGGGTTTGTTGCGGGGTGTCGGTATGTTAACGGGACGGGTGTGTTGATTGATGGGGGGTGGTTGGCGAAGTTGAGGTGGGGTGAGGGACCGATTGTGGAGGAGATGAAGAAGCATTTGGCGTAG